The following proteins are co-located in the Sporolactobacillus pectinivorans genome:
- a CDS encoding spore coat associated protein CotJA has translation MPTYRKWFYPYISRYDPCPPLTPVAYETPVQLYLGFQPPGMQQFSPVQALSRGTLWVGLYTPYTNPYLKTNEGT, from the coding sequence TTGCCAACATACAGAAAATGGTTTTATCCATATATCAGCCGGTATGACCCCTGCCCGCCGCTGACACCTGTTGCTTATGAAACACCTGTACAGCTTTATCTCGGTTTTCAGCCTCCGGGCATGCAGCAGTTTTCCCCTGTCCAGGCACTCTCACGTGGCACACTGTGGGTCGGATTGTACACACCATACACAAATCCGTATTTAAAGACAAATGAGGGGACCTGA
- a CDS encoding spore coat protein CotJB codes for MQMANNQLLDSYYDDLQALQAIDFSLVELTLYLDTHPDDLEAIKQFNSTAQKSAELTTAFENQYGPLRQFGHSYSSHPWQWSKSPWPWQV; via the coding sequence ATGCAGATGGCCAATAATCAGCTTCTGGACAGTTATTATGATGACCTGCAGGCTCTCCAGGCCATTGATTTTTCTCTCGTTGAATTGACGCTTTACCTGGATACGCATCCGGATGATCTGGAAGCAATCAAACAATTTAATTCTACTGCACAAAAAAGTGCCGAGTTGACGACCGCTTTTGAAAACCAGTATGGGCCGCTCAGGCAATTCGGCCACAGTTATTCTTCTCACCCATGGCAATGGAGTAAATCCCCGTGGCCATGGCAGGTTTGA
- a CDS encoding manganese catalase family protein: MWYYEKKLQYPVRVSTCNPKVAKYLIEQYGGADGELAAALRYLNQRYTIPDRVIGLLNDIGTEEFAHLEMIATMVYKLTKDATPDQLKEAGLGAHYVNHGKSLYYENASGQAFNMGIQSKGDPIADLYEDIAAEEKARSTYQWIINLSDDPDLNDSLDFLREREIIHSQRFREAVTLIQEEQGKKKVY, from the coding sequence ATGTGGTATTATGAGAAAAAGCTTCAGTACCCTGTACGGGTCAGCACATGCAATCCGAAAGTTGCAAAATACCTGATTGAGCAGTATGGAGGGGCAGACGGAGAACTGGCAGCGGCTTTGCGCTATCTTAATCAGCGCTACACCATTCCTGATCGCGTTATAGGCCTCCTTAACGACATTGGAACCGAGGAATTTGCACATCTGGAAATGATCGCCACAATGGTCTATAAGCTGACAAAAGACGCAACGCCTGATCAATTGAAAGAAGCGGGACTGGGTGCGCATTACGTCAATCACGGAAAATCTCTTTATTATGAAAATGCGTCTGGTCAGGCGTTCAATATGGGTATTCAGTCCAAAGGGGATCCGATCGCCGACTTATATGAAGATATTGCCGCAGAAGAAAAAGCGCGGTCGACTTATCAGTGGATCATTAATTTATCAGATGATCCGGATTTGAATGATTCACTTGATTTCTTACGGGAGCGCGAAATCATCCACTCCCAGCGCTTCAGAGAAGCTGTTACGCTTATTCAAGAAGAACAGGGAAAGAAAAAAGTATATTGA